In the Acidovorax sp. A79 genome, one interval contains:
- a CDS encoding LysR family transcriptional regulator, translating to MELYQVRAFVTVARIGNVTKAAEALHVTQPAVTGQLKSLEQSLGVTLFDRSAGRLTLTRTGELLLPKAEALLAAGSELSSVARQLRGELTGRIDFGLPSEPADFLRLGEMAASVHQALPLVELRTRSYSSLQLLDLIRAGTLSAGYFIDANPPRDLQWVALRSVTYRVAVPVRMSESVQRGGWRTLAELPWVDGLADSHIHQLMRALFERQGLAPRIVMQAEETSGLDAYVRAGSGCALLREEVAVRGSERQDWMIWGPAQLDAKLYLVTSAEGASDPLTVALTSMIRGVWNQ from the coding sequence ATGGAACTCTATCAAGTCCGGGCCTTTGTCACCGTCGCGCGCATCGGCAACGTCACCAAGGCGGCCGAAGCACTGCACGTCACCCAGCCGGCGGTCACCGGACAACTCAAGAGCCTGGAGCAGAGCCTGGGCGTGACCCTGTTCGACCGCAGCGCCGGCCGGCTCACGCTCACGCGCACCGGTGAACTGCTGCTGCCCAAGGCAGAGGCGTTGCTGGCCGCGGGCAGCGAACTGAGTTCGGTGGCCCGGCAGCTGCGCGGCGAGCTGACGGGACGCATTGACTTCGGCCTGCCCAGCGAGCCTGCCGACTTCCTGCGGCTGGGGGAGATGGCCGCCAGCGTGCACCAGGCACTGCCCCTGGTGGAGCTGCGCACGCGCAGCTACTCATCGCTGCAATTGCTGGACCTCATCCGCGCCGGCACACTTTCCGCGGGCTACTTCATCGACGCCAATCCGCCGCGCGACCTGCAATGGGTCGCCTTGCGTTCGGTGACCTACCGGGTGGCGGTGCCTGTGCGGATGAGCGAGTCCGTGCAGCGGGGCGGGTGGCGCACGCTGGCCGAACTGCCCTGGGTCGACGGCCTGGCCGACTCCCACATCCACCAGTTGATGCGGGCACTGTTCGAGCGCCAGGGCCTGGCGCCGCGCATTGTCATGCAGGCAGAGGAAACCAGCGGGCTGGACGCCTATGTGCGCGCTGGCAGCGGGTGCGCGCTGCTGCGCGAAGAGGTCGCAGTCCGGGGCAGCGAGCGCCAGGACTGGATGATCTGGGGGCCTGCGCAGCTTGATGCAAAACTCTATCTCGTCACCTCGGCGGAAGGGGCCAGCGATCCGCTCACGGTGGCGCTGACGTCGATGATCCGCGGGGTCTGGAATCAATAG
- a CDS encoding methyl-accepting chemotaxis protein has translation MPKRFRMAHKLWMAVLLIVVLLAAVVGFSGYRSAKVQAEADMMTKDMEARVQAALRWSGLTETNAARTQALIVSSDNAVEAEFKDLIAATSAQISEVQKSLESMALSEADKAQMAKIAAARKTMTDLRGQARKLKGDGQQDQAVVLVKQSYNPAVAAYLQTLRDFVQQQQQTAEVRQREMAASRMLTVKIAAVAVGLLLLAIVVGAYYLIGSIQRPLEQASGLAERIAGGDLSMQESVTRGDEFGDLLRSLYTMSSALGRMVHQVRQSTDSIAIASAEIATGNHDLSSRTEQTSSNLQQTAAAMEQFTSTIQQSAGSAQQASSLAAGATGVARRGGEVVTQVVVTMQDINHSSKKIADIIGVIDGIAFQTNILALNAAVEAARAGEQGRGFAVVASEVRSLAQRSAEAAKEIKQLISASVEKVEAGSRLVTDAGTTMTDIVQSVQRVTDMIGEITAASSEQSAGVSQVNQAIGNLDQMTQQNAALVEESAAAAQSLREQADQLAQVVSMFKVNAASHGPAQAAIGAARAAAAQRAPLPAASATAPRPPSAAPAAKAAHRPAAAKAQAAPAVSGPSSRKPAVAQGSEEEWESF, from the coding sequence ATGCCCAAGCGATTCCGGATGGCCCATAAACTCTGGATGGCGGTCTTGCTGATCGTGGTGCTGCTGGCGGCGGTGGTGGGGTTTTCCGGCTATCGCTCGGCCAAGGTGCAGGCCGAGGCGGACATGATGACCAAGGACATGGAGGCGCGTGTGCAGGCGGCGCTGCGCTGGTCCGGCCTCACCGAGACCAATGCGGCGCGCACTCAGGCGCTGATCGTGAGCAGCGACAACGCCGTCGAGGCCGAGTTCAAGGACCTGATCGCGGCGACTTCCGCGCAGATCAGCGAGGTGCAGAAATCGCTCGAATCCATGGCGCTGTCCGAAGCCGACAAGGCGCAGATGGCCAAGATCGCCGCCGCCCGCAAGACGATGACGGACCTGCGCGGCCAGGCCCGCAAGCTCAAGGGCGATGGCCAGCAGGACCAGGCGGTGGTGCTGGTCAAGCAGTCGTACAACCCGGCCGTGGCCGCCTACCTGCAGACACTGCGGGACTTCGTGCAGCAGCAGCAACAGACCGCCGAGGTCCGGCAGCGGGAGATGGCCGCGTCGCGCATGCTCACCGTGAAGATCGCCGCCGTGGCCGTGGGCCTGCTGCTGCTGGCCATCGTGGTGGGCGCCTACTACCTGATCGGCAGCATCCAGCGGCCGCTGGAGCAGGCCAGCGGGCTGGCCGAGCGCATCGCGGGTGGCGATCTGAGCATGCAGGAATCCGTGACCCGGGGCGATGAGTTCGGTGACCTGCTGCGCTCGCTTTACACCATGAGCAGCGCCCTGGGTCGGATGGTGCACCAGGTGCGCCAGAGCACCGACAGCATCGCCATCGCCAGCGCCGAGATCGCCACCGGCAACCATGACCTGTCGTCCCGCACGGAGCAGACCTCCAGCAACCTGCAGCAAACAGCCGCGGCCATGGAGCAGTTCACGAGCACCATCCAGCAAAGCGCGGGCAGCGCGCAGCAGGCCAGCAGCCTCGCGGCGGGCGCCACGGGCGTGGCGCGCCGTGGCGGCGAGGTCGTGACCCAGGTGGTGGTCACCATGCAGGACATCAACCACAGCAGCAAGAAGATCGCCGACATCATCGGCGTGATCGACGGCATCGCGTTCCAGACCAACATCCTGGCGCTGAACGCGGCGGTGGAGGCGGCGCGCGCGGGCGAGCAGGGGCGTGGCTTCGCCGTGGTGGCCAGCGAGGTGCGCAGCCTGGCGCAGCGCAGTGCCGAGGCTGCCAAGGAAATCAAGCAGCTCATCAGCGCATCGGTGGAAAAAGTGGAGGCGGGCTCGCGGCTGGTGACCGATGCCGGCACCACCATGACCGACATCGTGCAGTCGGTGCAGCGGGTGACGGACATGATTGGCGAGATCACCGCCGCCTCCTCGGAGCAGAGCGCCGGGGTCTCGCAGGTCAACCAGGCGATTGGCAACCTGGACCAGATGACCCAGCAGAACGCGGCGCTGGTGGAGGAGAGCGCCGCCGCCGCGCAGAGCCTGCGGGAGCAGGCGGACCAGCTGGCGCAGGTGGTGTCGATGTTCAAGGTGAATGCCGCCAGCCATGGACCGGCGCAGGCGGCCATTGGCGCCGCCCGTGCCGCGGCCGCCCAGCGGGCGCCCCTGCCCGCGGCTTCCGCCACGGCACCGCGGCCTCCCTCCGCAGCCCCGGCGGCCAAAGCGGCCCACCGGCCGGCGGCGGCCAAGGCGCAGGCGGCGCCTGCCGTGTCCGGGCCTTCCAGCCGCAAGCCGGCGGTGGCCCAAGGGTCTGAAGAGGAATGGGAGTCTTTCTGA
- a CDS encoding crosslink repair DNA glycosylase YcaQ family protein translates to MARSPTLDELRRYAIARSLFKPLTLPGAIRKLGFVQADPMRAPARAQDLILRMRVRGYRAGDLERRYERLGIEEDAFVNYGFVSRDMLALLHPRTPRRPWDVATTGRAREVLAFVQERGVVHPREVSEAFAHHGRVAGYWGGELNASTRLLDAMHHHGWLRVCRRESGTRVYAPVEHPGQDASPAARMARAEALVDRIVALYAPLPAPSLGYLVTLLRYGAPQLAAEARAVAKAAQSRYGHAVVDGTAWFWPAQENPASRRHQPDAGVRLLAPFDPVVWDRRRFEMLWGWAYRFEAYVPASRRTMGHYALPVLWGEQMVGWANLRMERGQLRHALGFVAGRPPRGAVFRRALDEELARFETFLGAGA, encoded by the coding sequence ATGGCGCGCTCACCCACGCTGGATGAGCTGCGCCGCTACGCGATTGCACGCAGCCTGTTCAAGCCGCTGACGCTGCCCGGCGCGATCCGCAAGCTTGGTTTTGTGCAGGCCGACCCGATGCGGGCGCCCGCGCGGGCGCAGGACCTGATCCTGCGCATGCGGGTGCGCGGCTACCGCGCGGGTGACCTGGAGCGCCGCTACGAACGGCTGGGCATCGAGGAAGATGCCTTCGTCAACTACGGCTTCGTGTCGCGCGACATGCTGGCGCTGCTGCACCCGCGCACGCCGCGCCGGCCCTGGGATGTGGCCACCACCGGGCGCGCGCGCGAGGTGCTGGCCTTCGTGCAGGAGCGGGGCGTGGTGCACCCGCGCGAGGTCAGCGAGGCGTTTGCGCACCATGGCCGCGTGGCGGGCTATTGGGGCGGAGAGCTCAACGCGAGCACCCGCCTGCTGGATGCCATGCACCACCACGGCTGGCTGCGGGTGTGCCGCCGCGAATCGGGCACCCGGGTGTATGCGCCGGTGGAGCACCCCGGGCAGGATGCCAGCCCCGCCGCCCGCATGGCGCGTGCCGAAGCCCTGGTCGACCGCATCGTGGCCCTGTATGCGCCGCTGCCCGCGCCCAGCCTGGGCTACCTCGTCACTTTGCTGCGGTACGGCGCCCCACAACTGGCGGCCGAAGCGCGCGCGGTGGCCAAGGCCGCGCAGTCGCGCTACGGCCATGCGGTGGTCGACGGCACGGCCTGGTTCTGGCCCGCGCAGGAGAACCCGGCATCGCGCCGCCACCAGCCAGACGCGGGCGTGCGGCTGCTGGCACCGTTTGATCCCGTGGTCTGGGACCGCCGCCGCTTCGAGATGCTGTGGGGCTGGGCGTACCGGTTCGAGGCGTATGTGCCCGCCTCCAGGCGCACCATGGGCCACTATGCGTTGCCCGTGCTGTGGGGCGAACAGATGGTGGGCTGGGCCAACCTGCGCATGGAGCGCGGGCAACTGCGGCACGCGCTGGGTTTTGTGGCGGGCCGCCCGCCCCGCGGCGCGGTTTTTCGGCGCGCGCTGGACGAAGAGCTGGCGCGTTTCGAAACCTTCCTGGGGGCCGGGGCCTGA
- the parC gene encoding DNA topoisomerase IV subunit A produces the protein MSDQPTLDFTTAGDDGGDSLGLAGYAQRAYLEYALSVVKGRALPDVCDGLKPVQRRILYSMDRMGLGYSGPTRNTAAKPVKSARVVGDVLGRFHPHGDQSAYDALVRMAQDFAQRYPLIDGQGNFGSRDGDGAAAMRYTEARLSRITSLLLDEIDEGTVDFMPNYDGSTEEPRQLPARLPFALLNGASGIAVGLATEIPSHNLREIADACIALIKTPSLSAEDLLALVPGPDYPGGGQIISAASDIADAYRSGRGSLKVRARWKIEELARGQWQLVVNELPPGVSSQKVLEEIEEITNPKVKAGKKALSQDQTQLKASMLAVLDVVRDESSKDAPVRLVFEPKTGKTPQQELVTALLAHTSLETSAPINLTMVGLDGRPVQKSLRLMLEEWISFRQGTITRRSQHRLGKVLDRIHILEGRQIVLLNIDEVIAIIRAAEDPKAALIARFNLSDRQAEDILEIRLRQLARLEAIKIEQELKELRESQGKLEDILNNPGSLRRLMVKEIEADAKTFADARRTLIQAEKKAVAEVKVVDEPVTVVVSQKGWVRARTGHGHEAASFAFKAGDGLYRTFECRTVDTLLAFGSNGRVYSVPVSVLPGARGDGQPVTTLIELESGTQLLHYFAGPASASLLLSNSGGYGFLASVENMVSRQKGGKAFLTLGEGETVCPPSHAAGSTGGQPLAPATHVACASAGGRILTFEITELKTMANGGRGLMLIDLEAKDTLAGAAAYTRSIRIEGIGRGGKEREETLEIRSLNNARAARGRKGKAADLGFKPAAVARVE, from the coding sequence ATGAGCGACCAACCCACTCTCGATTTCACCACCGCCGGCGATGACGGAGGCGACTCCCTGGGCCTGGCGGGCTATGCCCAGCGCGCCTATCTGGAATACGCGCTGTCGGTCGTCAAGGGCCGTGCGCTGCCCGACGTGTGCGACGGCCTCAAGCCCGTGCAGCGGCGCATTCTGTATTCGATGGACCGCATGGGCCTGGGCTACAGCGGCCCCACGCGCAACACGGCGGCCAAGCCGGTCAAGAGCGCCCGCGTGGTGGGCGACGTGCTGGGCCGCTTCCATCCGCACGGCGACCAGTCGGCCTACGACGCCCTGGTGCGCATGGCGCAGGACTTCGCCCAGCGCTATCCGCTGATCGACGGCCAGGGCAACTTCGGCAGCCGCGACGGCGATGGCGCCGCGGCCATGCGCTACACCGAGGCGCGCCTGTCGCGCATCACCAGCCTGCTGCTCGACGAGATCGACGAGGGCACGGTCGATTTCATGCCCAACTACGACGGCAGCACGGAGGAGCCGCGCCAGCTGCCCGCGCGGTTGCCGTTCGCGCTGCTCAACGGCGCCAGCGGCATCGCCGTGGGCCTGGCCACCGAGATCCCGAGCCACAACCTGCGCGAGATCGCCGATGCCTGCATTGCGCTCATCAAGACACCTTCGCTCAGCGCCGAAGACCTGCTGGCCCTGGTGCCCGGGCCCGACTACCCGGGTGGCGGGCAGATCATCAGCGCTGCGTCCGACATCGCCGACGCCTACCGCTCCGGCCGCGGCAGCCTCAAGGTGCGCGCGCGCTGGAAGATCGAGGAACTCGCGCGCGGCCAGTGGCAGCTCGTCGTCAACGAGCTGCCCCCGGGCGTGAGCTCGCAGAAGGTGCTCGAGGAGATCGAGGAAATCACCAACCCCAAGGTCAAGGCCGGCAAGAAGGCGCTGAGCCAGGACCAGACCCAGCTCAAGGCCAGCATGCTGGCCGTGCTGGACGTGGTGCGCGACGAGTCGAGCAAGGACGCGCCGGTGCGCCTGGTGTTCGAGCCCAAGACCGGCAAGACGCCGCAGCAGGAGCTGGTCACCGCGCTCCTGGCCCACACCAGCCTGGAGACCTCGGCGCCGATCAACCTGACCATGGTGGGCCTGGACGGCCGGCCGGTGCAGAAGTCGCTGCGCCTGATGCTCGAGGAGTGGATCTCCTTCCGCCAGGGCACCATCACCCGCCGCTCGCAGCACCGCCTGGGCAAGGTGCTGGACCGCATCCACATCCTCGAGGGGCGGCAGATCGTGCTGCTCAACATCGACGAGGTGATCGCCATCATCCGTGCGGCCGAGGATCCCAAGGCCGCGCTGATCGCGCGCTTCAACCTCAGCGATCGCCAGGCCGAGGACATCCTTGAAATCCGCCTGCGCCAGCTCGCGCGGCTCGAAGCCATCAAGATCGAGCAGGAGCTCAAGGAACTGCGCGAAAGCCAGGGCAAGCTCGAGGACATCCTGAACAACCCGGGTTCGCTGCGCCGCCTGATGGTCAAGGAGATTGAGGCCGACGCCAAGACCTTCGCTGACGCGCGCCGCACGCTGATCCAGGCCGAGAAGAAGGCCGTGGCCGAGGTCAAGGTGGTGGACGAGCCCGTGACCGTGGTGGTCTCGCAAAAAGGCTGGGTGCGTGCGCGCACCGGCCATGGCCACGAGGCGGCGAGCTTCGCCTTCAAGGCCGGCGACGGCCTGTACCGCACCTTCGAGTGCCGCACGGTGGATACCCTGCTGGCCTTCGGCAGCAATGGCCGGGTGTACTCGGTGCCGGTGTCGGTGCTGCCCGGCGCGCGCGGCGACGGCCAGCCCGTGACCACGCTGATCGAGCTCGAGTCGGGCACGCAGCTCCTGCACTACTTCGCCGGGCCGGCCAGTGCCAGCCTGCTGCTGTCCAACTCGGGCGGCTATGGCTTCCTGGCCTCGGTGGAGAACATGGTCTCGCGCCAGAAGGGCGGCAAGGCCTTCCTCACGCTGGGCGAGGGCGAGACCGTGTGCCCCCCTTCACATGCGGCGGGCAGCACCGGTGGCCAGCCGCTCGCGCCGGCCACGCACGTGGCCTGCGCCTCGGCGGGCGGGCGCATCCTGACCTTCGAGATCACCGAGCTCAAGACCATGGCCAATGGCGGCCGTGGCCTGATGCTGATCGACCTGGAGGCCAAGGACACGCTGGCCGGTGCCGCGGCCTATACGCGCAGCATCCGCATCGAGGGCATCGGCCGGGGTGGCAAGGAGCGCGAGGAGACCCTGGAGATCCGCTCGCTCAACAACGCCCGGGCCGCGCGCGGGCGCAAGGGCAAGGCGGCCGACCTGGGCTTCAAGCCTGCGGCCGTGGCGCGCGTGGAGTAA
- a CDS encoding lytic transglycosylase domain-containing protein, translated as MQQSAQADLWAHVDERGVTHFAAEQVDTRYQLFFRGSDFDSTRDAPANAPPMPYALPAAGARLLAFFDIAPDYKRVKHHLRAAASKHGVDYELLQAVIATESGFDATAVSPRGAVGLMQVMPATASRFGVSADARRSVEQKLADPAVNVPTGTRYLRHLLDLFPGRMDLAVAAYNAGEGAVQKAGNQIPAFKETQNYVRTVLGLYAQLKPPAPVLAQRAVPGRVRMELSGGAQNRGNLPPTRVAQTQSAPQNVNPETVPNE; from the coding sequence ATGCAGCAATCGGCCCAGGCGGACCTGTGGGCGCACGTGGACGAGCGGGGCGTGACGCATTTCGCCGCCGAGCAGGTGGACACGCGCTACCAGCTGTTTTTTCGTGGCAGTGATTTCGACTCGACCCGCGACGCCCCGGCCAACGCACCGCCCATGCCCTACGCGCTGCCTGCGGCCGGTGCGCGCTTGCTGGCCTTTTTTGACATCGCGCCCGACTACAAGCGCGTCAAGCACCACCTGCGCGCCGCCGCCAGCAAGCACGGCGTGGACTACGAATTGCTGCAGGCCGTGATCGCCACGGAATCCGGCTTCGACGCCACGGCCGTGTCGCCCAGGGGCGCCGTCGGGCTCATGCAGGTGATGCCCGCCACGGCCAGCCGTTTTGGCGTGAGCGCGGATGCCAGGCGCTCGGTGGAGCAGAAGCTGGCCGACCCGGCCGTGAACGTGCCCACCGGCACGCGCTACCTGCGCCACCTGCTGGACCTGTTCCCCGGCCGCATGGACCTGGCCGTGGCCGCCTACAACGCCGGTGAAGGCGCGGTGCAAAAGGCGGGCAACCAGATTCCGGCCTTCAAGGAAACGCAGAACTATGTGCGCACCGTGCTGGGCCTGTACGCCCAGCTCAAGCCGCCAGCCCCGGTGCTGGCGCAGCGCGCCGTGCCCGGCCGCGTGCGCATGGAGCTTTCGGGGGGCGCGCAGAACCGGGGCAACCTGCCGCCCACCCGCGTGGCGCAGACGCAAAGCGCCCCCCAGAACGTGAACCCAGAAACTGTACCCAACGAATGA
- a CDS encoding DNA topoisomerase IV subunit B encodes MSAKPSSVSTSSDYSEGSIRVLKGLEPVKQRPGMYTRTDNPLHIIQEVLDNAADEALAGHGKKIKVTLHADGSVSIEDDGRGIPFGMHPEENAPVIELVFTRLHAGGKFDKGRGGAYSFSGGLHGVGVSVTNALATRLEVSSHREGKVARLVFSAGDVVEPLVTRALEAGERKQGTTVRAWPDAKYFESSALPMGELTHLLRSKAVLMPGVSVTLVNEKTRDTQTWQYKGGLRDYLMQTLSGDPVIPLFEGEGFADRNNESFAEGEGASWCVAFTEDGQPMRESYVNLIPTSAGGTHESGLRDGLFNAVKSFIELHSLLPKGVKLLPEDVFARASYVLSAKVLDPQFQGQIKERLNSRDAVRLVSGFVRPALELWLNQHVDYGKKLAELAIKAAQTRQKAGQKVEKRKGSGVAVLPGKLTDCESRDIAHNEVFLVEGDSAGGSAKMGRDKESQAILPLRGKVLNTWEVERDRLFANNEIHDISVAIGVDPHGPNDTPDLSGLRYGKVCILSDADVDGSHIQVLLLTLFFRHFPKLIETGHIYVARPPLFRVDVPARGKKPAAKMYALDDGELTAILDKCAKDGVAREKCQISRFKGLGEMNAEQLWETTLNPDTRRLLPVQLGDMDFAATEGLITKLMGKGEAASRRELMELHGDAVEIDI; translated from the coding sequence ATGTCTGCCAAACCGTCTTCCGTGTCCACCAGTAGTGACTATTCCGAAGGGTCCATCCGCGTGCTCAAGGGCCTGGAGCCCGTCAAGCAGCGCCCGGGCATGTACACCCGCACCGACAACCCCCTGCACATCATCCAGGAGGTGCTGGACAACGCCGCCGACGAGGCGCTGGCCGGCCATGGCAAGAAGATCAAGGTCACGCTGCACGCCGACGGCTCGGTGAGCATCGAGGACGACGGGCGCGGCATCCCCTTCGGCATGCACCCCGAGGAAAACGCGCCGGTGATCGAGCTGGTCTTCACCCGCCTGCACGCGGGCGGCAAGTTCGACAAGGGCAGGGGCGGTGCCTACAGCTTCTCGGGCGGCCTGCACGGCGTGGGCGTGAGCGTGACCAACGCGCTGGCCACCCGCCTGGAAGTGAGCAGCCACCGCGAAGGCAAGGTCGCCCGGCTGGTGTTTTCGGCCGGCGACGTGGTCGAGCCCCTGGTGACCCGCGCGCTGGAAGCCGGCGAGCGCAAGCAGGGCACGACCGTGCGCGCCTGGCCTGATGCCAAGTATTTCGAGTCGAGCGCGCTGCCCATGGGCGAGCTCACCCACCTCTTGCGCAGCAAGGCGGTGCTGATGCCCGGCGTGTCGGTGACCCTGGTCAACGAGAAGACGCGGGACACCCAGACCTGGCAGTACAAGGGCGGCCTGCGCGACTACCTGATGCAGACGCTCAGCGGCGACCCGGTGATCCCGCTCTTCGAGGGCGAGGGCTTTGCCGACCGCAACAACGAGAGTTTTGCCGAGGGCGAGGGCGCCTCCTGGTGCGTGGCCTTCACCGAAGACGGCCAGCCCATGCGCGAGAGCTACGTCAACCTGATTCCCACCAGCGCCGGCGGCACGCACGAAAGCGGCCTGCGCGACGGCCTGTTCAACGCCGTCAAGAGCTTCATCGAGCTGCACAGCCTGCTGCCCAAGGGCGTCAAGCTGCTGCCCGAAGACGTGTTCGCCCGTGCCAGCTACGTGCTCTCGGCCAAGGTGCTCGATCCTCAGTTCCAGGGCCAGATCAAGGAGCGGCTGAACTCGCGCGACGCGGTGCGCCTGGTCAGCGGCTTCGTGCGCCCGGCGCTGGAGCTCTGGCTTAACCAGCACGTGGACTACGGCAAGAAGCTGGCAGAACTCGCCATCAAGGCCGCGCAGACGCGCCAGAAGGCCGGCCAGAAGGTCGAAAAGCGCAAGGGCTCGGGCGTGGCCGTGCTGCCCGGCAAGCTCACCGACTGCGAAAGCCGCGACATCGCCCACAACGAAGTCTTCCTGGTCGAGGGCGACTCCGCCGGCGGCAGCGCCAAGATGGGCCGCGACAAGGAAAGCCAGGCCATCCTGCCGCTGCGCGGCAAGGTGCTCAACACCTGGGAGGTGGAGCGCGACCGCCTGTTCGCCAACAACGAGATCCACGACATCTCGGTGGCCATCGGCGTGGACCCGCATGGCCCGAACGACACGCCCGACCTCTCGGGCCTGCGCTATGGCAAGGTCTGCATCCTGTCGGACGCCGATGTGGACGGCTCGCACATCCAGGTGCTGCTGCTCACGCTGTTCTTCCGCCACTTCCCCAAGCTCATCGAGACCGGCCACATCTACGTGGCGCGCCCCCCGCTGTTCCGCGTGGACGTGCCGGCCCGCGGCAAGAAGCCCGCCGCCAAGATGTATGCGCTGGACGACGGCGAGCTCACCGCCATCCTCGACAAGTGCGCCAAGGACGGCGTGGCCCGCGAGAAGTGCCAGATCAGCCGCTTCAAGGGCCTGGGCGAGATGAACGCCGAGCAGCTGTGGGAAACCACGCTCAATCCCGACACCCGCCGCCTGCTGCCGGTGCAGCTGGGCGACATGGACTTCGCCGCCACCGAAGGCCTGATCACCAAGCTCATGGGCAAGGGCGAGGCGGCCTCGCGGCGCGAGCTGATGGAACTGCACGGCGATGCGGTCGAGATCGACATCTGA
- a CDS encoding MFS transporter, which produces MHMNPPKLSMFQVLACGAAIVTLSMGIRHGFGLWLLPITQEMGWTRQSFALAIAIQNLSWGLIGIFAGMAADRFGAFRVLIGGAVLYGLGLAGMALSPTTTLFALTAGVLIGAAQAGTTYAVIYGVLGRQIAPERRSWAMGVAAAAGSFGQFLMVPVEGWLIAGLGWQQALLALSMAVLLIVPLAFGLREPGFKGAAPPKREQTIVQALGEAFRYPSFNLLMAGYFVCGFQVVFIGVHMPSYLKDHGLSPQVASYALALIGLFNVLGTYVAGTLGQRMPKRFILAFIYFARAAVITVFLLVPLSPLSVYVFSAVMGTLWLSTIPPTNATIAQIFGVQHLSMLGGFVFFSHQIGSFLGVWLGGYLYDATGSYDIVWYIAIALGVFAGLVNLPVRESPIPRGAAQPA; this is translated from the coding sequence ATGCATATGAATCCTCCCAAACTGTCCATGTTCCAGGTGCTCGCGTGCGGCGCGGCCATCGTGACCCTGTCCATGGGCATCCGCCATGGGTTCGGGCTCTGGCTCCTGCCCATCACGCAGGAGATGGGCTGGACCCGCCAGTCGTTCGCGCTGGCCATCGCCATCCAGAACCTGTCCTGGGGCCTGATCGGCATCTTTGCGGGCATGGCGGCAGACCGGTTCGGGGCGTTCCGCGTGCTCATCGGCGGCGCGGTGCTCTATGGCCTGGGTTTGGCGGGCATGGCGCTGTCGCCCACGACCACCCTGTTTGCGTTGACGGCCGGCGTACTGATCGGCGCCGCGCAGGCGGGCACCACCTACGCCGTGATCTACGGTGTGCTGGGCCGCCAGATCGCGCCGGAGCGCAGGTCCTGGGCCATGGGCGTGGCGGCGGCCGCAGGTTCGTTCGGCCAGTTCCTCATGGTGCCCGTGGAGGGCTGGCTGATCGCCGGACTGGGTTGGCAGCAGGCGCTGCTGGCCTTGTCGATGGCCGTGCTGCTCATCGTGCCGCTGGCCTTTGGCCTGCGGGAGCCGGGCTTCAAGGGCGCCGCGCCGCCCAAGCGCGAGCAGACCATCGTGCAGGCGCTGGGCGAGGCGTTCCGCTACCCGAGCTTCAACCTGCTGATGGCCGGTTATTTCGTGTGCGGCTTCCAGGTGGTGTTCATCGGGGTGCACATGCCCAGCTACCTGAAGGACCACGGCCTGTCGCCCCAGGTGGCCAGCTACGCGCTGGCGCTGATCGGCCTGTTCAACGTGCTGGGCACCTACGTGGCCGGCACCCTCGGCCAGCGCATGCCCAAGCGGTTCATCCTGGCCTTCATCTACTTTGCCCGCGCGGCGGTGATCACCGTGTTCCTGCTCGTGCCGCTGTCGCCGCTGTCGGTGTATGTGTTCTCGGCCGTGATGGGCACGCTGTGGCTGTCCACCATCCCGCCCACCAACGCCACCATCGCGCAGATCTTTGGCGTGCAGCACCTGTCGATGCTGGGCGGCTTCGTGTTCTTCAGCCACCAGATCGGCAGCTTCCTGGGCGTGTGGCTGGGCGGCTATCTGTATGACGCCACGGGCAGCTACGATATCGTCTGGTACATCGCCATCGCGCTGGGGGTGTTTGCCGGGCTGGTGAACCTGCCGGTCCGGGAAAGCCCCATCCCGCGCGGCGCCGCCCAGCCCGCCTGA
- a CDS encoding class I SAM-dependent methyltransferase, with translation MHGNEAASDWVRRWSHLIAPGSTVLDVACGAGRHLRWLHGLGHPVVGVDRSAEALAACEGLGELVLADIENGPWPLAGRRFGAVVVTNYLWRPLLPTLVESVAPGGVLIYETFAHGNGTVGRPARPEFLLAPGELLSACAGLRTVAYEDGFLQNPDRFVQRITAVRELPHAGGPSRNLLAMPPS, from the coding sequence ATGCACGGTAACGAAGCCGCTTCCGACTGGGTCCGCCGCTGGTCCCACCTGATCGCGCCGGGCAGCACGGTGCTCGACGTGGCCTGCGGCGCCGGGCGCCACCTGCGCTGGCTGCATGGCCTGGGCCACCCCGTGGTGGGGGTGGACCGCTCTGCCGAGGCCCTGGCCGCCTGCGAGGGGCTGGGGGAACTCGTCCTGGCCGACATCGAGAACGGCCCATGGCCGCTGGCGGGCCGCCGGTTTGGCGCCGTGGTCGTCACCAACTACCTGTGGCGGCCCCTGCTGCCCACCCTGGTGGAGAGCGTCGCACCGGGTGGCGTGCTGATCTACGAAACCTTTGCGCACGGCAACGGCACCGTGGGCCGCCCTGCGCGGCCGGAATTCCTGCTGGCGCCCGGGGAATTGCTGAGCGCCTGCGCCGGGCTGCGCACCGTGGCCTACGAGGACGGCTTCCTGCAAAACCCCGACCGTTTCGTGCAACGCATCACGGCCGTGCGGGAACTCCCGCACGCTGGCGGCCCCTCGCGGAATCTTTTGGCCATGCCGCCTAGTTAG